One stretch of Sylvia atricapilla isolate bSylAtr1 chromosome 4, bSylAtr1.pri, whole genome shotgun sequence DNA includes these proteins:
- the LOC136360002 gene encoding ADP/ATP translocase 1: MGDQALSFVKDFLAGGIAAAVSKTAVAPIERVKLLLQVQHASKQITADKQYKGIVDCIVRIPKEQGIASFWRGNLANVIRYFPTQALNFAFKDKYKQIFLGGVDRHKQFWRYFAGNLASGGAAGATSLCFVYPLDFARTRLAADVGKGATEREFSGLGDCIVKIFKSDGLKGLYQGFSVSVQGIIIYRAAYFGVYDTAKGMLPDPKNVHIVVSWMIAQSVTAVAGLVSYPFDTVRRRMMMQSGRKGADIMYKGTIDCWRKIAKDEGSKAFFKGAWSNVLRGMGGAFVLVLYDEIKKYV, from the exons ATGGGTGACCAAGCGCTCAGCTTCGTCAAGGACTTTCTGGCCGGCGGGATCGCCGCCGCCGTCTCCAAGACGGCCGTGGCCCCCATCGAGCgagtgaagctgctgctgcag GTGCAGCATGCCAGCAAACAGATCACGGCCGATAAGCAGTACAAGGGCATCGTGGACTGCATAGTCCGCATCCCCAAGGAGCAGGGCATCGCCTCCTTCTGGAGAGGCAACCTGGCCAATGTCATCCGCTACTTCCCCACCCAGGCCCTCAACTTCGCCTTCAAGGACAAGTACAAGCAGATCTTCCTGGGCGGAGTGGACAGGCACAAGCAGTTCTGGCGCTACTTCGCGGGGAACCTGGCGTCCGGAGGTGCGGCCGGAGCCACCTCCCTGTGCTTCGTGTACCCGCTGGATTTCGCCAGGACCCGGCTGGCGGCTGATGTGGGCAAAGGAGCCACCGAGAGGGAGTTCTCTGGCCTGGGCGACTGCATCGTCAAGATCTTTAAGTCTGATGGCTTGAAGGGCCTGTACCAGGGATTTAGCGTGTCTGTCCAGGGCATCATCATCTACAGAGCAGCCTATTTCGGGGTGTACGACACGGCCAAGG GTATGTTGCCTGATCCCAAGAACGTGCACATCGTGGTGAGCTGGATGATCGCCCAGAGTGTCACCGCAGTGGCAGGGCTGGTCTCGTATCCGTTTGACACTGTGAGACGTCGCATGATGATGCAGTCTGGCCGAAAGGGAG CTGATATTATGTATAAGGGCACAATTGATTGCTGGAGGAAGATAGCGAAAGATGAAGGATCCAAAGCGTTCTTCAAAGGTGCCTGGTCGAATGTGTTGAGAGGCATGGGAGGAGCTTTTGTATTAGTACTTTACGATGAAATCAAGAAGTATGTCTAA